A single Gambusia affinis linkage group LG20, SWU_Gaff_1.0, whole genome shotgun sequence DNA region contains:
- the kat6b gene encoding histone acetyltransferase KAT6B isoform X2, which translates to MVKLANPLYTEWILEAIQKIKRQKQRPSEERICHAVSTLHGLDKKIVLEQLDLSVHDGSVLKVTNKGSASYKDPGNPGRIGSILPANAPLPSKKSIWNSSDLRHIDWNKILRRAIEGLDDTHGSSLKNIERYLRNQDDLSEVVDNSAFRQRLRLAAKRSVNNGRLLKNGPRYKLSHGSVEGRTPRCPSASPLVLSSVTLLPHEREQLRVDPIPICSFCLGTKESNRDKRPEELLSCADCGSSGHPSCLKFSPELTSNVKRLRWQCIECKTCSSCRIQGKNADEMLFCDSCDRGFHMECCDPPLSRMPKGTWICQVCRPKENGKKLLHRKADEIKRRYAKPLGRPKNKLKQRMSVTSGDGSMVALGGRGSPGHLSKLHVKQEAQADLAAMSRDHVLEEDIETFTRVQELAAQKTGSLTNTDFVRRPAVIEFGQYEIQTWYSSPYPPEYSRLQKLYLCEFCLKYMRSKNILQRHTKKCGWFHPPATEIYRKDNLSVFEVDGNVSKLFCQNLCLLAKLFLDHKTLYYDVEPFLFYILTKNDEKGCHLVGYFSKEKLCQQKYNVSCIMIMPQYQRQGFGRFLIDFSYLLTRQEGQAGSPEKPLSELGRLSYLAYWKSVMLEHLYKHPDKHISVKGISRATGMCPHDIAATLQQLGMIDRRDGRTVLVRRERLIQRHMERLRANPRKNEVDQDALRWTPSTTLNAVLSEEEREAEMDAERLKEQASCWEKEEREGYMMTHGSRQPLTKVHCKIPYRTYERRPAPPWSRRVHRPEVVSDADDDSDGSPPILTKAHELLSAKRKSSGVLKKRGRKRKRINSSVTTETISETTEVLNEPFDNSDDERPMPRLEHTSRMREIEDDEDDDDDEEEEMQKYKISALPMKRRRGRPRLEKNTRKDNLERWNEGPELVSKRSSRPRPMKRKKGWPKGVKRGPPKWRIKNNFKLNLYTPPETPMEAEQHHIRTEETKHIPDQESFSGDEETKAGGSLDSPDVMQEGLHSEPPSPADHGSQTSSSPEGSPVASPACSPALSVEAPSPQPEDRTDSPEPPGDDKQDSGHDPDSPAKDMEDSYERAASPENHNEESYEEEQRAQIEDQNADDEDERHSKKEAPEGGTEESEQSSKDAPNVTQAFLDPKEDDSSELSQQVSKESCNEEVPVSAGEKLQDAMPETTAENSPPATVAVASIAPPDSDNPADSESEEESPPSPGLHHPPLPPIGRSALSPVLRENPPVCTEFDSETVQAVQSLTQESEGETVFQDCAESQEPCRNLQTYAHVAQSPQLTPLDDCPQSDHSSPLSSAQSHPSQSVRSVSSPAVSILESGYTQISPDHSAISVPSLHNMETSPMMDVPSVSDHSQQVVDSGFSDLGSIESTTENYENPSSYDSTMGGSICGTGPSQNSCSYGTIPPSSCAVSQQMAAVNPGGCGMIQQNSLSSPSHCGVKSPQGCVVVERPPSNSQHNQHSQHSQRSQHSQHSRHGPPHNQHSQHNQHAPHNQLSQHSQHSHHHNHHPQHNQLSQHNQHVQHALHSQQQPPPMAQCSIPPNFTTTMQLADIPESGNPNFALYERINPQGEYSSGHYPQSSGLSLAKLQQFTNTFIDHPHSNPFNHAAPHPITSYANNPSLSSQHSSLVSLPQNPHRVPNSQVQATMTPPPNLSSPSSMMLQPNMGISRSQRVPHVPHVPSKSHVSARSKSAPLSHNHQQQMYARPPQAVAMQAPSRTLAAMPRMNMSMNIMPAPGYNVNSMNMPSLNAMNGYGMSQPMMNSGYPGNHAYMNQSPQYSMQMGMMGTQPYPQQSMQAPPHGNMVYPPAGHHGYMNTGMSKQSLKGPLIRR; encoded by the exons ATGGTAAAACTTGCAAACCCTCTCTACACGGAGTGGATTCTCGAAGCAATACAGAAAATTAAGAGGCAAAAGCAGAGGCCTTCTGAGGAGCGAATTTGTCATGCAGTGTCCACGTTGCATGGACTGGACAAGAAGATCGTCCTTGAGCAGTTGGATTTAAGTGTTCATGATGGCTCTGTCCTTAAGGTTACAAATAAAGGAAGCGCCTCCTACAAGGACCCAGGAAACCCTGGAAGAATCGGATCAATATTGCCTGCAAATGCACCTTTGCCGTCAAAGAAATCTATATGGAATTCAAGTGATCTGCGCCATATCGATTGGAATAAAATACTCAGGAGGGCCATCGAGGGTCTGGATGATACCCATGGCTCCTCACTTAAGAACATTGAGCGATATCTGAGGAATCAGGACGATCTGTCAGAAGTTGTTGATAATTCCGCTTTCCGTCAGAGGTTGCGGCTAGCCGCTAAGCGGTCAGTCAACAATGGCAGGCTGTTAAAAAACGGCCCTCGGTATAAACTCAGCCATGGCAGCGTGGAGGGAAGGACCCCCAGGTGTCCAAGTGCTTCCCCCTTGGTCCTGTCATCAGTGACACTCCTCCCTCATGAGCGTGAGCAG CTCCGGGTCGACCCCATCCCAATATGCAGTTTCTGTCTCGGGACGAAGGAGTCAAATCGGGACAAGCGGCCAGAAGAGCTGCTGTCCTGTGCAGACTGTGGAAGCAGTG GGCATCCATCATGTCTAAAGTTCTCCCCTGAGCTGACCTCAAATGTAAAGAGATTACGATGGCAGTGCATTGAATGCAAAACCTGCAGCTCCTGTCGAATACAGGGGAAAAATGCT GACGAGATGCTTTTCTGCGATTCGTGCGATCGGGGCTTTCACATGGAATGCTGCGATCCGCCACTTTCAAGAATGCCAAAAG GAACCTGGATCTGCCAAGTGTGCAGGCCGAAGGAGAACGGCAAAAAGCTGCTGCACAGGAAGGCTGACGAGATCAAACGTCGATATGCAAAGCCGCTTGGACGACCGAAAAATAAGCTCAAACAAAGAAT GTCTGTAACCAGTGGTGATGGCTCCATGGTAGCACTTGGAGGAAGGGGGTCACCTG GCCACCTCAGCAAGCTGCATGTGAAGCAGGAGGCCCAAGCGGACTTGGCGGCCATGTCCAGAGATCACGTCTTGGAGGAAGACATTGAGACGTTCACTCGTGTCCAGGAACTTGCTGCTCAG AAAACTGGCTCTCTGACGAACACAGACTTCGTCCGACGTCCCGCTGTTATCGAATTCGGGCAGTACGAGATCCAGACCTGGTACTCATCACCGTACCCGCCTGAATATTCAAg ATTACAAAAGCTTTATCTGTGTGAGTTCTGCCTGAAGTATATGAGAAGCAAAAACATTCTCCAGAGACACACAAAGAAGTGCGGCTGGTTTCACCCTCCTGCCACCGAAATCTACAGAAAGGACAACCTTTCCGTGTTTGAG GTTGATGGAAATGTCAGCAAACTCTTCTGCCAAAACCTCTGCCTGTTAGCCAAGCTTTTCCTGGATCACAAGACCTTGTATTATGATGTGGAGCCTTTCCTCTTCTACATACTTACGAAGAATGATGAGAAAGGCTGTCATCTTGTGGGCTATTTCTCCAAG GAAAAGCTTTGCCAGCAGAAGTACAATGTCTCCTGCATAATGATTATGCCTCAGTACCAAAGGCAAGGATTTGGAAGGTTCCTCATTGATTTCA gTTACCTCCTCACCAGACAAGAAGGACAAGCTGGCTCCCCAGAGAAGCCGCTGTCAGAACTGGGTCGCTTATCCTACCTGGCATATTGGAAAAGTGTCATGCTGGAGCACCTTTATAAGCACCCAGATAAACACATCAGCGTTAAAGGAATCAGCAGGGCCACTGGGATGTGTCCACATGACATTGCCGCCACTCTACAGCAGCTTGGCATGATTGACAGACGGGACGGCAG GACTGTGTTGGTCAGAAGAGAGAGGTTGATTCAGAGGCACATGGAGAGGCTGAGGGCTAACCCGCGCAAAAATGAAGTGGACCAGGACGCCCTGCGCTGGACTCCCTCCACCACTCTGAACGCTGTCCTGTCTGAGGAAGAAAGGGAGGCAGAGATGGAT GCCGAGCGGCTGAAGGAGCAGGCCAGCTGctgggagaaggaggagagggagggctACATGATGACTCATGGAAGCAGGCAACCTCTCACCAAGGTCCACTGCAAGATTCCCTACAGGACCTACGAGCGCCGGCCGGCCCCTCCGTGGTCCAGGCGTGTCCATCGACCAGAGGTTGTGAGCGACGCAGACGATGACTCTGATGGATCACCACCCATCCTGACAAAAGCTCACGAATTGCTTTCAGCCAAGAGAAAG AGCTCAGGGGTTCTTAAGAAGCGAGGGCGTAAAAGGAAGCGAATCAACAGCAGCGTAACGACAGAAACAATTTCTGAGACAACCGAGGTTTTGAACGAACCGTTTGACAACTCAGACGATGAGCGTCCAATGCCCCGGTTGGAGCACACCTCCAGGATGAGAGAGATtgaggatgatgaagacgatgatgatgatgaggaggaagagatgCAAAAGTACAAGATATCAGCTTTACCAATGAAACGGCGAAGAGGCCGTCCAAGGCTTGAAAAAAATACACGCAAAGACAATCTTGAGCGCTGGAATGAAG GACCTGAACTGGTTTCAAAGAGATCCAGCAGACCCCGTCCAATGAAACGGAAGAAAGGCTGGCCCAAGGGGGTCAAACGCGGCCCTCCTAAATGGAGGATCAAGAACAACTTCAAGCTGAATCTCTACACGCCACCAGAAACACCCATGGAGGCAGAGCAGCACCACATTCGCACtgaggaaacaaaacacataCCGGACCAGGAGTCATTCAGCGGCGACGAGGAAACAAAAGCAGGAGGATCCTTGGACAGTCCAGATGTAATGCAGGAGGGGCTCCACTCAGAGCCCCCAAGTCCTGCTGATCATGGCTCCCAGACTTCAAGCTCCCCTGAAGGGTCACCAGTTGCTTCGCCAGCGTGTTCACCTGCTCTTTCTGTTGAGGCTCCCTCCCCGCAGCCTGAGGACAGAACTGACTCACCAGAACCGCCAGGGGATGACAAGCAGGATAGCGGTCATGATCCTGACTCACCAGCCAAAGACATGGAGGACAGTTATGAGAGGGCTGCATCGCCAGAGAACCACAACGAAGAAAGTTAcgaggaggagcagagagctCAGATAGAGGATCAGAAtgctgatgatgaagatgaacgTCACAGCAAGAAGGAGGCGCCTGAGGGCGGCACAGAAGAATCAGAACAAAGTTCGAAAGACGCACCAAATGTCACTCAGGCTTTTTTAGATCCAAAAGAAGACGACAGCTCTGAACTAAGTCAGCAGGTTTCCAAAGAATCCTGCAACGAAGAGGTACCGGTTAGTGCTGGAGAAAAACTGCAGGATGCAATGCCAGAAACTACGGCAGAAAATTCACCTCCTGCAACAGTAGCGGTCGCTTCCATAGCTCCACCAGACTCTGATAACCCAGCAGACTCTGAATCTGAGGAGGAAAGCCCGCCCAGCCCTGGTCTACACCACCCACCTCTTCCACCCATAGGAAGGTCCGCACTCAGCCCCGTGCTGAGAGAGAATCCCCCCGTCTGCACAGAGTTTGACTCAGAGACGGTCCAAGCTGTTCAGTCGCTGACGCAGGAAAGCGAGGGAGAGACGGTGTTCCAGGACTGTGCCGAGAGCCAAGAACCCTGCAGGAATCTGCAGACCTACGCCCACGTGGCGCAAAGCCCGCAGCTTACTCCGCTGGACGACTGCCCTCAGTCGGACCACAGCAGCCCCCTCTCCTCCGCGCAGTCCCATCCCAGCCAGTCTGTACGCTCGGTCAGCAGCCCGGCTGTCTCCATCCTGGAGAGCGGCTACACACAGATAAGCCCAGACCACAGCGCCATATCAGTGCCCTCGCTCCACAATATGGAGACCAGCCCCATGATGGACGTGCCATCGGTGTCAGATCACTCACAGCAGGTTGTGGACAGCGGATTCAGTGACCTAGGTAGCATTGAGAGCACCACGGAGAATTACGAGAATCCCAGCAGCTATGACTCCACCATGGGGGGCAGCATCTGCGGCACGGGCCCCTCCCAAAATAGCTGCTCGTACGGCACCATTCCCCCTAGCAGCTGTGCCGTTAGCCAGCAAATGGCGGCCGTCAACCCTGGCGGTTGTGGGATGATTCAGCAGAATAGCCTGAGCTCGCCGTCACACTGCGGCGTCAAGTCGCCACAGGGCTGCGTGGTGGTGGAGAGGCCCCCCAGTAACTCCCAGCACAACCAGCACAGCCAACACAGCCAGCGCAGCCAACACAGTCAACACAGCAGGCATGGCCCGCCACACAATCAGCACAGCCAACACAATCAGCACGCCCCACACAATCAGCTCAGTCAACACAGCCAGCACAGCCACCACCACAATCATCACCCGCAGCACAATCAGCTCAGCCAGCACAATCAGCACGTTCAGCACGCCCTCCACAGCCAGCAACAACCGCCGCCCATGGCCCAGTGCTCCATCCCTCCCAACTTCACCACCACCATGCAGCTGGCAGACATCCCCGAATCTGGCAACCCCAACTTTGCCCTCTATGAGAGAATCAACCCTCAGGGGGAGTACAGCAGCGGGCATTACCCCCAGTCGTCGGGCCTCAGCCTAGCCAAGCTGCAGCAGTTCACCAACACGTTTATCGACCACCCGCACTCCAATCCGTTCAACCATGCAGCCCCACACCCCATCACATCGTACGCAAACAATCCTTCACTGTCATCGCAGCACTCCAGCTTGGTGTCCTTACCCCAGAATCCTCACAGAGTCCCCAACTCGCAGGTGCAGGCCACCATGACCCCGCCCCCAAATCTGAGCTCCCCATCATCTATGATGCTGCAGCCCAACATGGGCATCTCCCGCTCGCAGCGCGTACCCCATGTGCCCCACGTGCCGTCGAAGAGCCACGTCTCGGCACGCTCCAAGTCGGCACCGCTGTCCCACAACCACCAGCAGCAGATGTACGCCCGACCGCCACAGGCCGTCGCCATGCAGGCGCCGTCCAGGACCCTGGCCGCCATGCCGCGCATGAACATGAGCATGAACATCATGCCGGCGCCGGGCTACAATGTCAATTCAATGAACATGCCCTCCCTCAACGCCATGAACGGCTATGGCATGAGCCAGCCCATGATGAACAGTGGCTACCCTGGCAACCACGCCTATATGAACCAGTCACCCCAGTACTCTATGCAGATGGGCATGATGGGAACGCAGCCATACCCCCAGCAGTCCATGCAGGCTCCGCCACATGGCAACATGGTGTACCCTCCAGCTGGTCACCATGGTTACATGAACACGGGCATGTCCAAGCAGTCCCTGAAAGGTCCCTTAATCAGGCGGTAA
- the kat6b gene encoding histone acetyltransferase KAT6B isoform X3: MVALGGRGSPGHLSKLHVKQEAQADLAAMSRDHVLEEDIETFTRVQELAAQKTGSLTNTDFVRRPAVIEFGQYEIQTWYSSPYPPEYSRLQKLYLCEFCLKYMRSKNILQRHTKKCGWFHPPATEIYRKDNLSVFEVDGNVSKLFCQNLCLLAKLFLDHKTLYYDVEPFLFYILTKNDEKGCHLVGYFSKEKLCQQKYNVSCIMIMPQYQRQGFGRFLIDFSYLLTRQEGQAGSPEKPLSELGRLSYLAYWKSVMLEHLYKHPDKHISVKGISRATGMCPHDIAATLQQLGMIDRRDGRTVLVRRERLIQRHMERLRANPRKNEVDQDALRWTPSTTLNAVLSEEEREAEMDAERLKEQASCWEKEEREGYMMTHGSRQPLTKVHCKIPYRTYERRPAPPWSRRVHRPEVVSDADDDSDGSPPILTKAHELLSAKRKSSGVLKKRGRKRKRINSSVTTETISETTEVLNEPFDNSDDERPMPRLEHTSRMREIEDDEDDDDDEEEEMQKYKISALPMKRRRGRPRLEKNTRKDNLERWNEGPELVSKRSSRPRPMKRKKGWPKGVKRGPPKWRIKNNFKLNLYTPPETPMEAEQHHIRTEETKHIPDQESFSGDEETKAGGSLDSPDVMQEGLHSEPPSPADHGSQTSSSPEGSPVASPACSPALSVEAPSPQPEDRTDSPEPPGDDKQDSGHDPDSPAKDMEDSYERAASPENHNEESYEEEQRAQIEDQNADDEDERHSKKEAPEGGTEESEQSSKDAPNVTQAFLDPKEDDSSELSQQVSKESCNEEVPVSAGEKLQDAMPETTAENSPPATVAVASIAPPDSDNPADSESEEESPPSPGLHHPPLPPIGRSALSPVLRENPPVCTEFDSETVQAVQSLTQESEGETVFQDCAESQEPCRNLQTYAHVAQSPQLTPLDDCPQSDHSSPLSSAQSHPSQSVRSVSSPAVSILESGYTQISPDHSAISVPSLHNMETSPMMDVPSVSDHSQQVVDSGFSDLGSIESTTENYENPSSYDSTMGGSICGTGPSQNSCSYGTIPPSSCAVSQQMAAVNPGGCGMIQQNSLSSPSHCGVKSPQGCVVVERPPSNSQHNQHSQHSQRSQHSQHSRHGPPHNQHSQHNQHAPHNQLSQHSQHSHHHNHHPQHNQLSQHNQHVQHALHSQQQPPPMAQCSIPPNFTTTMQLADIPESGNPNFALYERINPQGEYSSGHYPQSSGLSLAKLQQFTNTFIDHPHSNPFNHAAPHPITSYANNPSLSSQHSSLVSLPQNPHRVPNSQVQATMTPPPNLSSPSSMMLQPNMGISRSQRVPHVPHVPSKSHVSARSKSAPLSHNHQQQMYARPPQAVAMQAPSRTLAAMPRMNMSMNIMPAPGYNVNSMNMPSLNAMNGYGMSQPMMNSGYPGNHAYMNQSPQYSMQMGMMGTQPYPQQSMQAPPHGNMVYPPAGHHGYMNTGMSKQSLKGPLIRR; this comes from the exons ATGGTAGCACTTGGAGGAAGGGGGTCACCTG GCCACCTCAGCAAGCTGCATGTGAAGCAGGAGGCCCAAGCGGACTTGGCGGCCATGTCCAGAGATCACGTCTTGGAGGAAGACATTGAGACGTTCACTCGTGTCCAGGAACTTGCTGCTCAG AAAACTGGCTCTCTGACGAACACAGACTTCGTCCGACGTCCCGCTGTTATCGAATTCGGGCAGTACGAGATCCAGACCTGGTACTCATCACCGTACCCGCCTGAATATTCAAg ATTACAAAAGCTTTATCTGTGTGAGTTCTGCCTGAAGTATATGAGAAGCAAAAACATTCTCCAGAGACACACAAAGAAGTGCGGCTGGTTTCACCCTCCTGCCACCGAAATCTACAGAAAGGACAACCTTTCCGTGTTTGAG GTTGATGGAAATGTCAGCAAACTCTTCTGCCAAAACCTCTGCCTGTTAGCCAAGCTTTTCCTGGATCACAAGACCTTGTATTATGATGTGGAGCCTTTCCTCTTCTACATACTTACGAAGAATGATGAGAAAGGCTGTCATCTTGTGGGCTATTTCTCCAAG GAAAAGCTTTGCCAGCAGAAGTACAATGTCTCCTGCATAATGATTATGCCTCAGTACCAAAGGCAAGGATTTGGAAGGTTCCTCATTGATTTCA gTTACCTCCTCACCAGACAAGAAGGACAAGCTGGCTCCCCAGAGAAGCCGCTGTCAGAACTGGGTCGCTTATCCTACCTGGCATATTGGAAAAGTGTCATGCTGGAGCACCTTTATAAGCACCCAGATAAACACATCAGCGTTAAAGGAATCAGCAGGGCCACTGGGATGTGTCCACATGACATTGCCGCCACTCTACAGCAGCTTGGCATGATTGACAGACGGGACGGCAG GACTGTGTTGGTCAGAAGAGAGAGGTTGATTCAGAGGCACATGGAGAGGCTGAGGGCTAACCCGCGCAAAAATGAAGTGGACCAGGACGCCCTGCGCTGGACTCCCTCCACCACTCTGAACGCTGTCCTGTCTGAGGAAGAAAGGGAGGCAGAGATGGAT GCCGAGCGGCTGAAGGAGCAGGCCAGCTGctgggagaaggaggagagggagggctACATGATGACTCATGGAAGCAGGCAACCTCTCACCAAGGTCCACTGCAAGATTCCCTACAGGACCTACGAGCGCCGGCCGGCCCCTCCGTGGTCCAGGCGTGTCCATCGACCAGAGGTTGTGAGCGACGCAGACGATGACTCTGATGGATCACCACCCATCCTGACAAAAGCTCACGAATTGCTTTCAGCCAAGAGAAAG AGCTCAGGGGTTCTTAAGAAGCGAGGGCGTAAAAGGAAGCGAATCAACAGCAGCGTAACGACAGAAACAATTTCTGAGACAACCGAGGTTTTGAACGAACCGTTTGACAACTCAGACGATGAGCGTCCAATGCCCCGGTTGGAGCACACCTCCAGGATGAGAGAGATtgaggatgatgaagacgatgatgatgatgaggaggaagagatgCAAAAGTACAAGATATCAGCTTTACCAATGAAACGGCGAAGAGGCCGTCCAAGGCTTGAAAAAAATACACGCAAAGACAATCTTGAGCGCTGGAATGAAG GACCTGAACTGGTTTCAAAGAGATCCAGCAGACCCCGTCCAATGAAACGGAAGAAAGGCTGGCCCAAGGGGGTCAAACGCGGCCCTCCTAAATGGAGGATCAAGAACAACTTCAAGCTGAATCTCTACACGCCACCAGAAACACCCATGGAGGCAGAGCAGCACCACATTCGCACtgaggaaacaaaacacataCCGGACCAGGAGTCATTCAGCGGCGACGAGGAAACAAAAGCAGGAGGATCCTTGGACAGTCCAGATGTAATGCAGGAGGGGCTCCACTCAGAGCCCCCAAGTCCTGCTGATCATGGCTCCCAGACTTCAAGCTCCCCTGAAGGGTCACCAGTTGCTTCGCCAGCGTGTTCACCTGCTCTTTCTGTTGAGGCTCCCTCCCCGCAGCCTGAGGACAGAACTGACTCACCAGAACCGCCAGGGGATGACAAGCAGGATAGCGGTCATGATCCTGACTCACCAGCCAAAGACATGGAGGACAGTTATGAGAGGGCTGCATCGCCAGAGAACCACAACGAAGAAAGTTAcgaggaggagcagagagctCAGATAGAGGATCAGAAtgctgatgatgaagatgaacgTCACAGCAAGAAGGAGGCGCCTGAGGGCGGCACAGAAGAATCAGAACAAAGTTCGAAAGACGCACCAAATGTCACTCAGGCTTTTTTAGATCCAAAAGAAGACGACAGCTCTGAACTAAGTCAGCAGGTTTCCAAAGAATCCTGCAACGAAGAGGTACCGGTTAGTGCTGGAGAAAAACTGCAGGATGCAATGCCAGAAACTACGGCAGAAAATTCACCTCCTGCAACAGTAGCGGTCGCTTCCATAGCTCCACCAGACTCTGATAACCCAGCAGACTCTGAATCTGAGGAGGAAAGCCCGCCCAGCCCTGGTCTACACCACCCACCTCTTCCACCCATAGGAAGGTCCGCACTCAGCCCCGTGCTGAGAGAGAATCCCCCCGTCTGCACAGAGTTTGACTCAGAGACGGTCCAAGCTGTTCAGTCGCTGACGCAGGAAAGCGAGGGAGAGACGGTGTTCCAGGACTGTGCCGAGAGCCAAGAACCCTGCAGGAATCTGCAGACCTACGCCCACGTGGCGCAAAGCCCGCAGCTTACTCCGCTGGACGACTGCCCTCAGTCGGACCACAGCAGCCCCCTCTCCTCCGCGCAGTCCCATCCCAGCCAGTCTGTACGCTCGGTCAGCAGCCCGGCTGTCTCCATCCTGGAGAGCGGCTACACACAGATAAGCCCAGACCACAGCGCCATATCAGTGCCCTCGCTCCACAATATGGAGACCAGCCCCATGATGGACGTGCCATCGGTGTCAGATCACTCACAGCAGGTTGTGGACAGCGGATTCAGTGACCTAGGTAGCATTGAGAGCACCACGGAGAATTACGAGAATCCCAGCAGCTATGACTCCACCATGGGGGGCAGCATCTGCGGCACGGGCCCCTCCCAAAATAGCTGCTCGTACGGCACCATTCCCCCTAGCAGCTGTGCCGTTAGCCAGCAAATGGCGGCCGTCAACCCTGGCGGTTGTGGGATGATTCAGCAGAATAGCCTGAGCTCGCCGTCACACTGCGGCGTCAAGTCGCCACAGGGCTGCGTGGTGGTGGAGAGGCCCCCCAGTAACTCCCAGCACAACCAGCACAGCCAACACAGCCAGCGCAGCCAACACAGTCAACACAGCAGGCATGGCCCGCCACACAATCAGCACAGCCAACACAATCAGCACGCCCCACACAATCAGCTCAGTCAACACAGCCAGCACAGCCACCACCACAATCATCACCCGCAGCACAATCAGCTCAGCCAGCACAATCAGCACGTTCAGCACGCCCTCCACAGCCAGCAACAACCGCCGCCCATGGCCCAGTGCTCCATCCCTCCCAACTTCACCACCACCATGCAGCTGGCAGACATCCCCGAATCTGGCAACCCCAACTTTGCCCTCTATGAGAGAATCAACCCTCAGGGGGAGTACAGCAGCGGGCATTACCCCCAGTCGTCGGGCCTCAGCCTAGCCAAGCTGCAGCAGTTCACCAACACGTTTATCGACCACCCGCACTCCAATCCGTTCAACCATGCAGCCCCACACCCCATCACATCGTACGCAAACAATCCTTCACTGTCATCGCAGCACTCCAGCTTGGTGTCCTTACCCCAGAATCCTCACAGAGTCCCCAACTCGCAGGTGCAGGCCACCATGACCCCGCCCCCAAATCTGAGCTCCCCATCATCTATGATGCTGCAGCCCAACATGGGCATCTCCCGCTCGCAGCGCGTACCCCATGTGCCCCACGTGCCGTCGAAGAGCCACGTCTCGGCACGCTCCAAGTCGGCACCGCTGTCCCACAACCACCAGCAGCAGATGTACGCCCGACCGCCACAGGCCGTCGCCATGCAGGCGCCGTCCAGGACCCTGGCCGCCATGCCGCGCATGAACATGAGCATGAACATCATGCCGGCGCCGGGCTACAATGTCAATTCAATGAACATGCCCTCCCTCAACGCCATGAACGGCTATGGCATGAGCCAGCCCATGATGAACAGTGGCTACCCTGGCAACCACGCCTATATGAACCAGTCACCCCAGTACTCTATGCAGATGGGCATGATGGGAACGCAGCCATACCCCCAGCAGTCCATGCAGGCTCCGCCACATGGCAACATGGTGTACCCTCCAGCTGGTCACCATGGTTACATGAACACGGGCATGTCCAAGCAGTCCCTGAAAGGTCCCTTAATCAGGCGGTAA